One Roseburia rectibacter DNA window includes the following coding sequences:
- a CDS encoding AAA family ATPase, whose protein sequence is MNIKQAKEEIKHTVMAYLAKDAQGEYRIPAIRQRPILLMGPPGIGKTQIMEQIAAECKIGLVAYTITHHTRQSAVGLPMIKEESFEGKTYSVTEYTMSEIIASIYRKMKKTGQKEGILFIDEINCVSETLAPTMLQFLQCKTFGNQAIPEGWLIVAAGNPPEYNKSVRDFDMVTLDRVRYLNIEADYKVWKEYARAKHLHNAILSYLELRQKNFYRVEADVDGIRFVTARGWEDLSNLMQVYEEMDLPVDEGVIREFIHHGDVAEDAAAYFELYRKYRDDYGITDILAGRIRPESFARIYAAAFDERLSVVNLLLDGLSAFFVKVQEKKKITDNWYEFLKEYQRHLKEGEAPAECYQALLEEKMAMVEAEKQAELCTKAQAAGWEQIFALWKENMPDKGLDAKESFAQAKTGFDIQRETLEESEQDASDALEHAFDFMEQAFEDGEEMVVFVTELTLSSEAAMFLAEHTCDRYMTYNEQLLIGKRKRELLSELKR, encoded by the coding sequence ATGAATATAAAACAGGCAAAAGAAGAAATTAAGCATACGGTGATGGCGTATCTTGCGAAAGACGCACAGGGAGAGTACCGTATCCCTGCAATCAGACAGCGTCCGATCCTTCTGATGGGACCGCCCGGCATTGGAAAGACGCAGATCATGGAACAGATCGCCGCAGAGTGTAAGATCGGACTGGTCGCATATACGATCACTCATCATACGAGACAGAGTGCAGTCGGACTTCCGATGATAAAAGAGGAGTCTTTTGAAGGAAAGACATATTCTGTTACGGAATATACCATGAGTGAGATCATTGCAAGTATTTACCGCAAGATGAAGAAAACTGGGCAGAAAGAGGGAATCCTGTTTATTGATGAGATTAACTGTGTCTCAGAGACATTGGCGCCGACGATGCTGCAGTTTTTACAGTGTAAGACGTTTGGCAACCAGGCGATCCCGGAAGGCTGGCTGATCGTTGCAGCCGGAAACCCGCCGGAATACAACAAGTCAGTCCGCGATTTTGATATGGTCACCTTAGACCGTGTGCGGTATCTGAATATTGAGGCTGATTATAAGGTGTGGAAAGAATATGCGAGGGCAAAACATCTCCACAATGCCATTTTAAGTTATCTGGAACTCAGACAGAAAAATTTTTACCGCGTGGAGGCAGATGTGGATGGTATCCGCTTTGTGACAGCACGTGGCTGGGAAGATCTGAGCAATCTGATGCAGGTTTATGAGGAGATGGATCTGCCGGTGGATGAGGGTGTCATCCGTGAGTTTATCCATCATGGGGATGTGGCGGAAGATGCAGCGGCATATTTTGAACTGTACCGCAAGTACCGGGATGACTATGGAATCACAGATATCCTTGCGGGCAGGATAAGACCGGAGTCATTTGCAAGGATTTACGCGGCAGCATTCGATGAGAGACTGAGTGTGGTCAATCTTTTGCTGGATGGTCTGTCTGCATTTTTTGTAAAAGTGCAGGAAAAGAAAAAGATCACGGATAACTGGTATGAATTTTTAAAAGAATATCAAAGACATCTGAAAGAGGGCGAAGCACCGGCAGAATGTTATCAGGCATTGCTTGAGGAGAAAATGGCAATGGTAGAAGCAGAAAAACAGGCGGAGCTTTGTACGAAGGCACAGGCAGCCGGATGGGAACAGATATTTGCTCTCTGGAAAGAAAATATGCCGGATAAAGGTCTGGATGCAAAGGAAAGTTTTGCGCAGGCGAAGACAGGATTTGATATCCAAAGAGAGACATTAGAGGAATCAGAGCAGGATGCATCGGATGCGTTAGAGCATGCATTTGATTTTATGGAACAGGCGTTTGAGGATGGTGAGGAGATGGTTGTGTTTGTGACAGAACTGACCTTGTCATCGGAAGCGGCAATGTTTTTGGCGGAGCATACCTGTGATCGGTATATGACATATAATGAACAGCTTCTGATCGGAAAACGGAAAAGAGAACTGTTATCGGAATTGAAACGATAG
- a CDS encoding nicotinate phosphoribosyltransferase, with translation MKQSETRNLTMMMDLYEMTMANGYFNDQDKDTRVAFDVFYRSNPDGGGFAIFAGLEQILEYIENLHFDEEDIAYFRSLHIFTEDFLTYLKDFKFSGDIYAFREGTIMYPNEPVITVVAPLIDAQLIETALLAQVNHQSLIATKTRRIVSAAEGRAVSDFGARRAHNMDAAVYGARAAYIGGAVGTATVLAGQMFDIPVSGTMAHSWVMYYKDEFEAFKHYAENYPDGTVLLVDTYDVIGSGIPNAIRVAKEVLEPMGKRLKGIRIDSGDLAYLSKKIRKMLDDVGLEDCKIVVSNSLDEYTITSILQQGGKIDSFGVGERLITAKSDPVFGAVYKISAVEENGTFAPRIKISENVEKITNPGLKDVYRIYDEAGHSVADLITKAGEKVDMSVPYRYADPEKPWKNRSFENCTAKKLQQQVVKAGKRIVEPETLEDIRAYVEKQLNTEVWEEEQRFENPHEHYLDMSPAYYEMKMDMLHESRTR, from the coding sequence ATGAAACAGAGTGAAACAAGAAATCTTACAATGATGATGGATCTGTATGAAATGACGATGGCAAATGGTTATTTTAACGATCAGGACAAGGATACGAGAGTTGCATTTGATGTATTTTACCGCAGTAATCCGGACGGCGGTGGATTTGCGATCTTTGCAGGATTAGAGCAGATTTTGGAGTACATTGAAAATCTTCATTTTGATGAGGAGGACATTGCATATTTCCGTTCACTTCACATTTTTACCGAAGATTTTCTCACTTATCTGAAAGATTTTAAATTCAGCGGTGATATTTATGCGTTCCGGGAAGGAACGATCATGTACCCGAATGAGCCGGTCATTACGGTAGTTGCACCGTTAATCGATGCACAGCTTATTGAGACAGCACTGCTTGCACAGGTCAATCATCAGTCGCTGATCGCAACAAAAACAAGACGTATCGTGAGTGCGGCAGAGGGACGTGCAGTTTCTGATTTTGGTGCACGCCGTGCCCATAATATGGATGCTGCAGTTTATGGCGCCAGAGCTGCTTATATCGGAGGCGCTGTCGGAACGGCAACTGTGCTTGCCGGTCAGATGTTTGATATTCCGGTCAGCGGGACCATGGCACATAGCTGGGTGATGTATTATAAGGATGAATTTGAGGCATTTAAACATTATGCAGAGAATTATCCGGATGGGACAGTGCTTTTAGTGGATACTTATGATGTCATCGGTTCCGGTATCCCGAATGCGATCCGTGTGGCAAAAGAAGTTTTAGAGCCGATGGGAAAAAGATTAAAGGGAATCCGTATCGACAGCGGTGACCTTGCATACCTTTCCAAAAAAATCCGTAAGATGTTAGATGATGTGGGATTAGAGGATTGCAAGATCGTTGTTTCAAACAGCTTAGATGAGTATACGATCACATCCATTTTACAGCAGGGCGGAAAGATCGACAGTTTTGGTGTCGGTGAACGTCTGATTACTGCAAAATCAGATCCTGTCTTTGGTGCCGTATATAAGATTTCGGCAGTGGAGGAAAACGGTACATTTGCTCCGCGTATCAAGATCTCAGAAAATGTGGAGAAGATCACAAATCCGGGACTCAAAGATGTGTACCGTATCTATGATGAAGCAGGACATTCCGTTGCAGATCTGATCACAAAGGCAGGAGAGAAAGTTGATATGTCTGTGCCATACCGCTATGCGGATCCGGAAAAACCATGGAAAAACCGTTCTTTTGAAAACTGCACAGCGAAAAAACTTCAGCAGCAGGTCGTAAAGGCAGGAAAACGTATCGTGGAGCCGGAAACCTTAGAAGATATCAGAGCTTATGTGGAAAAACAGCTTAATACCGAAGTGTGGGAAGAAGAACAGCGTTTTGAAAATCCACATGAACATTATCTGGATATGAGCCCGGCATATTACGAGATGAAGATGGATATGCTGCATGAATCACGCACCAGATAA
- a CDS encoding Wadjet anti-phage system protein JetA family protein yields MKLIYDIPASFWGLFRSVNRDIYIEALLTINDEYQYNNYFLSREACVQILSDMCSSRRYAFMREDNETEEDVETALPGRILNWLVRAKWLRKIEDYEAMTTNIVIPDYAAVMIEAFEKLADEPLDDTDLYIQNVYATLFSFKNDHRMNLAMLKTALVNTRKLNKALQDMLHNMDKFFERLLNKQSYDELLKEHLEGYVEEVVRRKYHILKTSDNFYIYKMDIKRWLKEMREDDVWVERIRQKQRMEQKNAGSRSSVLETQRSEEDLPFLHARRNRQEDVLDLIDQIERGFDDIEHRISNMDKEHSKYIRATVSRLNYLLSDETERHGMLILLLNRLGAAETESEQSEMLKEVAGHMNLSSFDVLSDNPLYKRRRRRKFEDDLQEEEEDAELSREDVLRLNKIEHRYTAKQIEEFIEEKMTDGILETEHMDIADDESFEKLILAYDISMRKNSRYRVQVENSQIQNGNYCYPKMTFSTKQKSIESEQN; encoded by the coding sequence GTGAAATTGATATACGACATCCCAGCATCTTTCTGGGGCCTGTTCCGGTCCGTAAACCGGGACATCTATATAGAAGCACTTCTGACCATCAATGACGAATACCAGTACAACAATTACTTTTTAAGCAGAGAAGCATGTGTCCAGATTTTAAGTGACATGTGCTCCTCTCGTCGTTATGCCTTTATGAGAGAGGATAATGAGACAGAGGAAGATGTAGAAACTGCATTGCCGGGACGAATCCTAAACTGGCTGGTACGCGCAAAATGGCTTAGAAAAATTGAAGATTATGAGGCAATGACTACCAATATCGTCATACCGGATTATGCGGCAGTGATGATCGAGGCATTTGAAAAATTAGCGGACGAACCGTTAGATGACACGGATCTTTATATCCAGAATGTTTATGCGACTCTTTTTTCTTTTAAGAATGACCACCGCATGAATCTTGCCATGTTAAAGACAGCACTTGTCAATACCAGAAAACTGAATAAGGCACTGCAGGATATGCTGCACAACATGGATAAATTTTTTGAACGCCTTTTGAACAAACAGTCTTATGACGAACTGTTAAAGGAGCATTTAGAGGGCTATGTGGAGGAAGTTGTCAGACGCAAATACCACATTTTAAAGACGAGTGACAATTTTTATATTTATAAAATGGACATTAAACGCTGGTTAAAGGAAATGCGGGAGGATGACGTCTGGGTGGAGCGCATCCGGCAGAAACAGCGCATGGAGCAGAAAAATGCGGGAAGCAGGTCTTCTGTACTTGAAACGCAGCGGTCAGAAGAGGATCTGCCATTTTTACATGCGAGAAGAAACAGACAGGAAGATGTGTTGGATCTGATCGACCAGATCGAGCGTGGATTTGATGACATTGAACACCGGATCTCAAACATGGACAAAGAACACAGCAAGTATATCCGTGCAACTGTGAGCCGGTTAAATTATCTGCTCAGTGATGAGACAGAGCGTCACGGTATGCTGATCCTGCTTTTGAACAGACTTGGAGCGGCTGAGACGGAAAGTGAACAGAGTGAGATGTTAAAAGAAGTGGCGGGGCACATGAATCTGTCATCTTTTGATGTTTTGAGTGATAATCCTCTTTATAAGAGAAGACGCCGCAGAAAATTTGAGGATGATCTGCAGGAAGAAGAGGAAGATGCAGAGCTTTCCAGGGAAGATGTACTGCGCTTAAACAAGATTGAACACCGTTATACGGCAAAACAGATCGAAGAGTTCATCGAAGAGAAGATGACAGATGGTATTTTAGAAACAGAACATATGGATATAGCGGATGATGAGTCATTTGAAAAGCTGATCCTTGCCTATGATATCAGTATGCGCAAAAACAGCAGATACCGGGTACAGGTGGAGAATAGTCAGATTCAGAATGGCAATTATTGTTATCCGAAAATGACTTTTAGCACAAAGCAAAAATCAATAGAAAGTGAACAGAATTAA
- a CDS encoding DUF4194 domain-containing protein — MFEGYEELNTQDVERMQEVIRTLLSQTFLPERKYDKKYGRMMPDRMYDFCDRHLEFLTEYFAVAGIKLSQDTELGIIYLEGTDGIGEKLPKLATIYLLLLKLIYDEKMAAVSSSVNVITTFGELNGKAGEFRLIKGPSSMTEIKKAFAILKKYQMVEFLDVFEEQLENTRIMIYPCINLVLMREDVNGLLGSFSDEVKSDEVAGQENLEWNSEEALSENDMTDEESDLEPEEMNVDEEGETEDGTDESGI; from the coding sequence ATGTTTGAAGGTTACGAAGAGTTAAATACGCAGGATGTGGAGCGGATGCAGGAAGTGATAAGAACATTGCTCTCCCAGACATTTCTGCCGGAACGAAAATATGATAAAAAATACGGACGCATGATGCCGGATCGCATGTATGATTTTTGCGACAGGCATTTGGAATTTCTGACGGAGTATTTTGCGGTTGCAGGGATAAAACTCAGCCAGGATACAGAGCTTGGAATCATTTATCTGGAGGGAACAGACGGAATCGGGGAGAAACTGCCGAAACTTGCAACGATTTACCTGCTGCTTTTAAAACTGATCTACGACGAAAAGATGGCGGCAGTTTCCTCCAGTGTCAATGTTATAACGACGTTTGGAGAACTGAATGGAAAAGCAGGAGAGTTCCGTCTGATCAAAGGTCCGTCCTCCATGACTGAGATAAAAAAAGCATTTGCTATTTTAAAGAAATATCAGATGGTAGAATTTCTGGATGTGTTCGAAGAACAGCTTGAAAATACGAGGATCATGATCTATCCGTGCATCAATTTAGTGCTGATGCGGGAGGATGTAAACGGGCTGCTCGGCAGTTTTTCTGATGAGGTAAAAAGTGATGAGGTAGCCGGTCAGGAGAATCTGGAGTGGAACAGTGAGGAAGCACTTTCAGAAAATGATATGACGGATGAAGAAAGTGATCTTGAACCAGAAGAAATGAATGTGGATGAGGAAGGAGAGACAGAAGATGGAACAGATGAATCAGGCATATAA
- a CDS encoding ATP-binding protein, whose amino-acid sequence MEQMNQAYKVFTRICLNNWHYIDRKVLGLNESINFFTGHSGSGKSTVIDAMQIVLYANTDGRGFFNKAAADDSDRSLIEYLRGMINIGENNQAEYKRNKNFSTTIVLEMEQTITKEKECIGVVFDVETATNEINRLFFWHKGELIPGDYRTESRAMTISEVRSYLQQNFPKDEMFYTSNNERFRRNLYDVYLGGLDMEKFPRLFKRAIPFKMNIRLEDFVKEYICMEQDIHIEDMQEGAMLYGRMCRKIEATMQEIEELKQISAQYQVMEEKKKELLNCRYRMDKLTILQLEQTIEEMQQRVENWKKDVVLQNESLTELLQVKENYEKEYGEINEQIAGTGYARLEEQLKSLEENLSLLERSKNKWDGICARLNGWEDVDIVSNQILWDIEKFKEGTITGEEIERLKRSLVEVQKEAEKDRQEASSEIRSMNKEADVLEKELTELKLGKKAYPRELELARSEIARKLSEQTGKNIQVRIFADLIDIKDETWRNAIEGYLSWNKLALIVEPAYVKQAMEVYETLDEKRFFRVSLVDTEKLMQEDWRVKDNALAEEVEAKEPYVRAFVDFLLGNVIKCTSVDELRQCKIGVTADCLLYQSYQLRRLNPDNYKKHVYIGEKSKKQRQKELAASLEKLEQDRAEYRERETEAKNILAQEFLNDTVEEYQNLISDLSEKKEKEKQKAKTEKKMAEIGAGTVEILKKQAEEIHEKQKDLEDKIDDLKYQIRKKEDAIEKDSSDFITKNEELLTKKRELRGSAAEEEAFEVYIAGQKNKKYDSLKASTQEEMEQVSGQCDVQKNKLVDVRMNYLQNHPKRDFSASAENNDDYDSLLSELSCNELEEYQKKAAEQAKAAVEHFKEDFVYKIRSAIKEAYVRRDELNRIIRNLNFGKDRYQFKITRNKGADGAFYDMFMDEDLDIDPSSLASPMEHQMNLFSMEHENKYGMLMSDLIHIFIPPENATQQELDEAKQNMVKYADYRTYLSFEMEQIVEGDERLVIGLSKMIKKNSGGEGQNPLYIALLASFAQAYHINLSARLTRRPTIRLVVLDEAFSKMDAEKVASCIELIRGLGFQAIISATNDKIQNYIENVDKTFVYANPNKKSISIQEFEKKDFSQLVVEEE is encoded by the coding sequence ATGGAACAGATGAATCAGGCATATAAAGTTTTTACCAGAATCTGCCTCAATAACTGGCATTATATTGACCGTAAGGTGTTAGGGTTAAACGAGAGCATCAATTTTTTTACCGGACATTCCGGCAGTGGAAAGTCCACCGTAATCGATGCGATGCAGATCGTGCTTTATGCGAACACGGATGGACGTGGATTTTTCAACAAGGCAGCGGCAGATGATTCTGACCGAAGCCTGATCGAGTATCTGCGCGGCATGATCAACATTGGTGAGAATAATCAGGCAGAGTATAAGCGAAACAAAAACTTTTCCACGACGATCGTTCTTGAGATGGAACAGACGATCACAAAAGAAAAAGAATGTATCGGTGTTGTGTTTGATGTGGAGACCGCTACCAATGAGATAAACAGGCTGTTTTTCTGGCATAAGGGCGAGCTGATCCCGGGGGATTACCGGACAGAGAGCCGCGCAATGACGATCAGTGAAGTGCGCAGCTATTTACAGCAGAATTTTCCCAAAGATGAGATGTTTTATACTTCTAATAATGAGAGATTCCGCAGAAACCTTTATGATGTCTATTTAGGCGGACTGGATATGGAAAAATTCCCGCGCCTGTTTAAGCGTGCGATCCCATTTAAAATGAATATCCGGTTAGAGGATTTTGTAAAAGAATATATCTGTATGGAGCAGGACATCCATATCGAGGACATGCAGGAGGGGGCGATGCTTTATGGCAGAATGTGCCGTAAGATCGAAGCCACGATGCAGGAAATCGAAGAATTAAAGCAGATCAGTGCACAGTATCAGGTGATGGAGGAGAAGAAAAAAGAACTGTTAAACTGCCGTTACCGGATGGACAAACTGACGATCTTACAGTTAGAGCAGACCATAGAGGAAATGCAGCAGCGTGTGGAAAACTGGAAAAAGGATGTCGTACTGCAGAATGAAAGTCTTACAGAATTGCTTCAGGTAAAAGAAAATTATGAAAAAGAATACGGCGAGATCAATGAGCAGATCGCCGGAACCGGTTATGCAAGATTAGAAGAGCAGTTAAAGAGTTTGGAAGAAAACCTAAGCCTTCTGGAGCGAAGTAAAAATAAATGGGACGGTATCTGTGCAAGATTAAACGGCTGGGAAGATGTAGATATCGTTTCGAATCAGATTCTATGGGATATCGAGAAGTTCAAAGAAGGCACGATCACCGGAGAGGAGATCGAACGTTTGAAACGAAGTCTGGTCGAAGTGCAGAAAGAGGCAGAAAAGGACAGGCAGGAGGCTTCCTCGGAGATCCGTTCCATGAATAAAGAAGCGGATGTGTTAGAGAAAGAACTCACAGAGTTAAAACTTGGTAAAAAAGCATATCCGAGAGAGTTAGAACTTGCGAGATCCGAAATTGCAAGAAAACTTTCTGAACAGACCGGAAAAAATATCCAGGTCCGTATTTTTGCAGATCTCATTGATATTAAAGATGAAACATGGCGTAATGCGATCGAGGGTTATCTTTCCTGGAACAAACTTGCGCTGATCGTGGAGCCTGCCTATGTCAAACAGGCGATGGAAGTATACGAAACACTCGACGAGAAGCGTTTCTTCCGTGTATCTTTAGTGGATACGGAAAAACTGATGCAGGAGGATTGGCGCGTAAAAGACAATGCGCTTGCAGAAGAAGTAGAAGCAAAAGAGCCATATGTGAGGGCATTTGTGGACTTCTTACTCGGAAATGTCATCAAGTGTACTTCGGTGGACGAACTGCGCCAGTGCAAGATCGGTGTGACGGCAGACTGTTTATTATACCAGAGTTATCAGTTACGCCGTTTAAATCCGGACAATTATAAGAAACATGTATATATTGGTGAAAAGAGTAAGAAACAGCGCCAGAAGGAACTTGCAGCCAGCCTGGAGAAATTAGAGCAGGACAGAGCAGAATACAGAGAGCGTGAGACAGAGGCGAAAAATATTCTTGCCCAGGAATTTTTAAATGATACGGTCGAGGAATACCAGAACCTGATATCAGATCTTTCGGAGAAGAAAGAAAAGGAAAAACAAAAGGCAAAAACAGAAAAGAAAATGGCAGAGATCGGTGCCGGTACGGTTGAGATCTTAAAGAAACAGGCAGAAGAGATTCACGAAAAACAAAAAGATCTGGAAGATAAGATCGATGACTTAAAATACCAGATCCGGAAAAAAGAAGATGCCATTGAAAAAGACAGCAGTGATTTCATTACAAAAAATGAGGAACTTCTTACGAAAAAAAGAGAGCTTCGCGGTTCCGCTGCGGAAGAAGAGGCATTTGAGGTTTATATTGCCGGGCAGAAAAATAAAAAATATGACAGCCTGAAAGCATCGACACAGGAAGAAATGGAACAGGTGTCCGGTCAGTGTGATGTACAGAAAAATAAACTGGTGGATGTACGTATGAATTATCTTCAGAATCATCCAAAACGTGATTTCTCAGCGAGCGCAGAGAATAATGACGATTATGACAGCCTGCTGTCAGAGCTTTCCTGCAATGAACTGGAAGAATACCAGAAAAAAGCGGCTGAGCAGGCAAAGGCAGCAGTGGAGCATTTTAAGGAGGATTTTGTATACAAGATCCGCAGCGCTATCAAAGAAGCCTATGTGCGCAGGGATGAATTAAACCGTATCATCCGCAACCTGAATTTTGGTAAAGACCGCTATCAGTTTAAGATCACGAGAAATAAGGGAGCCGACGGCGCATTTTATGATATGTTTATGGATGAGGACTTAGATATCGATCCGTCCTCACTTGCATCGCCAATGGAGCATCAGATGAATCTGTTTTCGATGGAGCATGAAAATAAATATGGTATGTTGATGAGTGATCTGATCCATATCTTTATTCCGCCGGAAAATGCCACGCAGCAGGAACTTGATGAGGCAAAACAGAACATGGTGAAGTATGCAGATTACCGTACGTATCTTTCATTTGAGATGGAACAGATCGTGGAAGGTGACGAACGTCTTGTCATTGGTCTTAGTAAGATGATCAAGAAAAATTCCGGTGGTGAGGGACAGAACCCGCTTTACATTGCACTACTCGCAAGTTTTGCGCAGGCATACCATATCAATCTGTCTGCAAGACTGACAAGACGTCCGACAATCCGTCTTGTTGTTTTAGATGAGGCATTTTCCAAGATGGATGCAGAGAAAGTGGCGAGCTGTATCGAACTGATCCGCGGACTTGGTTTTCAGGCGATCATCAGTGCAACGAACGATAAGATCCAGAATTACATTGAAAATGTAGATAAGACATTCGTTTATGCGAATCCGAATAAGAAGAGCATTTCGATTCAGGAGTTTGAGAAAAAGGATTTTTCACAATTGGTTGTGGAGGAGGAGTAA
- a CDS encoding Wadjet anti-phage system protein JetD domain-containing protein: MKKEKEKETRTSIVQVILDDYEHGDTDWRKYPNQGQNDGKRSIRIVQALYDEIGKTELNRQVLELQARHLLQDGKGQKISGWYTRGSELEQIVYRLSDIPRFYEMDGRVPKYERYFEPFLKLRQELQKLRGRQQTWKPWIDQCIGELENDLEREKIPKICKDEETKEIYFNTLAGLNEIEEPVSRRIFSKKYLKNSKSFQRAVQDKIISDARKFCPDVDADEEVMGNDEVLSEIGIETYHQELSVKGPLQFELAGNKIDTALFAYGTILNAETLKYAKLLPEQTIRKIVTVENKANFMEMSYEEGTLLVYSHGFFSPKERLFLKNLRECLGEQGAEYFHTSDLDYGGIRIFMNIKEKIFPDVKPLAMDGETFFKYQEYGEKRDEKYLQKVRDTEVPAELKELKDYILKTGCTIEQESMLF, translated from the coding sequence TTGAAGAAGGAGAAGGAAAAAGAGACAAGAACCAGTATCGTTCAGGTGATCCTTGATGATTATGAACATGGCGATACTGATTGGAGAAAATATCCTAATCAGGGGCAAAATGATGGGAAACGTTCTATCAGAATCGTTCAGGCGCTGTATGATGAAATCGGAAAAACAGAGCTGAACAGGCAGGTTTTAGAGTTGCAGGCACGTCATCTGTTACAGGATGGAAAAGGGCAGAAGATAAGTGGATGGTACACAAGGGGAAGTGAACTAGAGCAGATCGTATATCGTTTGTCTGATATTCCGAGATTTTATGAAATGGATGGGCGGGTGCCAAAATATGAGCGCTATTTTGAACCATTTTTGAAACTTCGTCAGGAGTTACAGAAATTAAGAGGGCGCCAGCAGACCTGGAAACCATGGATCGATCAATGTATTGGGGAGCTGGAAAATGACCTGGAACGTGAAAAAATTCCGAAAATATGCAAAGATGAAGAAACAAAGGAAATTTATTTTAACACGTTAGCCGGATTAAATGAGATAGAGGAACCGGTTTCAAGACGGATATTCAGTAAAAAATACCTGAAAAATTCAAAATCATTTCAGAGAGCAGTCCAGGATAAAATTATTTCGGATGCGAGAAAATTTTGCCCGGATGTGGATGCTGACGAAGAAGTTATGGGAAATGACGAAGTATTATCGGAAATTGGGATTGAGACATACCATCAGGAACTTTCTGTCAAAGGTCCGCTGCAGTTTGAGCTTGCAGGAAACAAAATTGATACCGCCCTGTTTGCCTATGGTACGATTTTAAATGCAGAGACATTAAAATATGCAAAACTATTGCCTGAGCAGACGATTCGAAAAATTGTAACGGTTGAAAATAAAGCCAATTTTATGGAAATGTCATATGAAGAGGGAACGCTGCTTGTCTATTCGCACGGTTTTTTCTCACCGAAAGAGAGGCTTTTCCTGAAAAATCTCAGGGAGTGTCTGGGAGAGCAGGGGGCAGAGTATTTTCATACCAGTGACTTAGATTATGGCGGAATCCGTATATTTATGAATATAAAAGAGAAAATTTTTCCGGATGTGAAACCGCTTGCAATGGATGGGGAGACGTTTTTCAAATATCAGGAATATGGGGAAAAACGGGATGAAAAATATTTGCAAAAAGTAAGGGACACAGAAGTTCCGGCAGAATTAAAAGAACTTAAGGATTATATTTTAAAAACCGGTTGTACGATAGAGCAGGAAAGTATGCTTTTTTAG